CTTAGCATGCACGCCGACTAACACATCGCTACGTCACGCCATCCATTCTAGCTGTGAACAAATCGCGATCCGAGAGATATATAAACTCGGCGACATCATGACATGAACGAACTTCACTCTACTATCTCTCCTTCATATCACTTCTCTCACATCGGTCAAAATGGTCAAGACACTCCCCTTCGCTGACATTACCGTCAATTCCCCCGGCTTCGGAGCCATGGGTCTCAGCTTCGGTCTGGGAAGCAACTTGACTCTTGAACAGGCCGAGCCTGTTctcctcaaggccattgagcTGGGATGCACTTTCTGGGACACTGCTGTACGCCTAGACCTCAAACAGTTTCTCTACTATAATGGCTCATACCGAATGACAGGTCGTCTACCAAGCCGGTGTCAATGAGAAGCTCCTGGGAGATTTCGTCAGGAAGCACAATGTCCGGGACAAGGTCTttagtaagctataaatGATCCTTTTTATCGCAATCCCTAACAAAAAACAGTCGCTTCCAAGTGCGGATTTGACGTCTTTGGCGACGGCGGCGTCACCAACTCTGCGTCCCACATCAAGACCTACATTGAGGGCACCATCGAGCGTCTTGGCTTTGCCCCCGACTTGTACTATCTTCACCGCATTGACCCCAGTAAGTAACTAGTCATTCGAATTTGCGGCCGAAACATGATGGCTAATACAATACAGACACTCCCCTCGAAGAGTCCATCACTGCTCTCGATGAGATTCGCAAGCAAGGAAAGACCAAGTACATTGGCCTGTCTGAGAGTTCTGCTGCAACTCTCCGAAAGGCCAACTCTAGTAAGTGCCAGTGCTCTTAGTTCCAGGCGGAATAGACTAACGTTTTCCCACAGTCGCCAAGATCGATGCCATTCAGGCCGAGTACTCTGCGTTTGAGACTCTGCACGAGACTGACGGCCTCATCGACACTGCGCGAGAACTTGGCATAGCCTATGTCGCCTATAGCCCCCTTGGCCACGGCTGGCTGGTTGATGACTTTCCCTATAAGACCCCTGATGATTTTGCACCTGACGATTTCCGTCGCAAGTGTGAGTTTCTCGTTATTCCAGTAATTAAAACAATGGCTAATACGCAGTTTAGCACCAAAATTCCAGGGCGACAACTTTTACCAGAACAAGGCCATCgtggaggagatcaagaaaATCGCCGTCCGAAAGGGCGTTACACTCACCCAGATTGCACTTGCGTGGGTTGCCGCTCAGGGATTCATCGCCATCCCAGGCACCACAAAGGCCACGCGTCTAGAACAGAACTGGGCTTCGAGGGATGTTGAACTAACTGATGAGGACAAGGCAGAGTTGAGACGCATCATTGATTCTACAAAGCCACATGGCAACAGATATGGTCCGGCCCATCAGGCCATGGTCGGCCATTAGGATAGGACTCTGAGGAAGAATGAATATCTGTGGTCAGTATGTAGTATTGTCAAGCATACTTAAAGTAGGCTTGAAAGTTGCCTGACTTAATCTATGGCACAATAAAGATGTAATCTCTGATCCATCTACAACTCGGTTCCCCGGCTTTAATGATGATTGTTCTTCTTTACACCTTTTGATAGGCTACTAGCGGCTCTAGATCAAGCAGGAACAGGAACCTCGGGTACTAAAGTTATGGTTAGACATGAACATTGGTTTCCCATGCTTAGTGAGAGACTTACAGGCATCAATTGTGCTTCCGTTTCTGATTTGGCTCATTTGAACACCCTGGAGTCTGTTAGTTGGCTCTTCCCGCAAAAAAGCTTGAATAGCATACCAGAGTGATGTATCCGAAAACGCCCTTCGTATAGTCCTTCCCATCAAGCGGCTCCGTGTCCAGGAGGGTCATAGCACCGGCTAAGAATGAATGTTGTCAGGCGCCGCACACATCAAACTCAGGGGATGATGACTTACTAGCTGATTCTTGGTTGTAGATGCCATCGTCTGCATTCTTCACTCGCTCAATCTCGGTGTGGCTGACGTATGGCTCCAAAGCCATGAGTTGTCTTGAAAGGAGCTCGTCGATGAAGATCTGACCCGTGCTGACGATTGCCCCATGAGCAAGAGTGCCATTAGATAGAATTGTCCAGTTGGTATGGATCTGGACGTGGATGTGGATAGCTCGTTGAACCTGGCGATGTTTGGTCAGAAATTACACCCTCGAGGGGTTGCATAGAACTCACGTAGAATCCAGGGACAATTGTCGTAAAGGAGGTCACTCCGTGCTTGTCCGTGGGCCACATTCCACGCAAAAAGGTTGACTCATCAGTCGAGAGCCACTAGACCTGTCAGAGAGCTGTTGTTGAGCAATAGAATATGGAGATCCTTACGGATAGGTCTGGAAGCCCCTGATGAAGATCAAGTGTCCCATTGCCAGTCTGCTCGGAGTAGAGATCGAGGAACTGAGTGTTGGGAGATAGGCCCGTGAAGGAGCTATAAGATCCGGTAGCGTTGCAATGCTTGAGTAGTTCCAACTGTTAGTTTTTGATCTGGTGTCAATGTTTCCTTTGCAAACCTACCCAGATATCAACCAAGACACTATCCAAGGGGTCGCATGTGTCAATGTCGATGACACCTATTTCCAAAGACAGAGGCACGCCAGGCTCATCCTCTCGGATATCCTGACGAAGAGTCTGGCTTCTAGGCAGGAAATAAGGACCACGGCTCGTCTCAGGTGTAAGGATGTTGGTCCAgtccttgatcttgttgtACTTGGGTGCCTTGGCGTTGATTTTGTAGACAGTATCTCCTGAGTCGGCATCAACGGAATCATCGCGGCGTCTAAGAGCCAGGCGATCTCGCTTCATCTTTGCCACGCGAGGGCCGCATCTCCGGCGGACTTCTTCATGAGCCCTGATTGATTCAGCATCGGGCTCCTTGTGAGGGTGACCTAAGGCAGTATGTGAGCCATGATTAAGAAAGTCCTGGAAGAAGGTTATCTTACTGAAAACAGCACCGAATAAGAGGAAGAAAACGAGGAAAGTGGCTCTGAACATCTCGATCCGAAGTTGTAACAAGCTATATCACTCTGTCCTTGAAGATTCTGAAATCACTCATCCTTCACTACCTGGCTTTTATACCTGCAACTTGCAACATTTCCATAAAACACCCTCAAGTGGGATATCCCGCCAGACAGAGATTATGTGACTAATTGTGATTCACCGCATGAGTTGAGCATCTTTCCGAGGTCATGCAAGATTCAAGTTGAGCATGTAGCCCCACGAACGTACATGACGATCAACAAAAACGGATCCGGCATTATGGAAATACGGATCAACACCACATGGAAAGAAAATTTTCAAGAAACAAGCTTAAAACAAGAGGCTCGGAGAATTAGGATATACGGAAATACGGTATATGAATGCGAGACATGCATGGCGGCACGGGCCTTGCGTACGGCAGATCGTGCCGCGAAGACGACTGAAAGATGATTTTTtgcaaagaagaaagaattTTCTTGGCCAGTGAGAGATGAAATGTTTGTAAGCGTTATGGCTGTCGGTTGAATGCTTAACCGCCTTGTGTACGTAAGAAGAGATGAGATGTGCTCTCTGCAGTCTGCGCGCGTGTTGACTCACTCTGTTTTTACTGTGGACTAACGCCAACGTCTCATGAAGCAATCCCAGGAAACATCCAGACAATATTCCGGCCCTGATTTGGCCTGTGCGAGTGTGGCGCACAATACTGGGACCTTCACTCTTGGGGGACGACTGGGCGACAAGCCAGAGTACGGTCAAACTACTCAAGACAGACTTCAACATGTGATCAAAGTAGAAAGACGGAGGAGCGCCTCGTTGCCAATACTGCGTCATTGCACTTAAAGTATCACTTGAAAAAATTCTCTACCCTCCCTGTTCTCTGCTGGGGGACAGACTGTGATTTGAACGTGAGCCACCTGGCCGGTCCTGTTGAACGGTGCCCGGATTTCTTTCCCTGGCCTCGTCATTCCATCCATATCTGCCTGTTGCTAAGGATTACATGGCAAGATATTGTGGTAAAAAGGAATCAAAGAGGCAATTAAAAATGTGGCTTTCATCTGCAAGAACTAACATAAAGTATTGGAATCCGGCTACCACTCCTCTCCTTCCTCGGACGCTTCGTTGAGACGAGCCTCAATCCATCGCAGATGTGGATGGTTGTCTTCAAGCTGCTCTTTGCGCCGAGTCTTTGCATCCTCGTACCTTTTCTTGGCTTCTCTATACTGCCCTTGATTCTGAAGTGCGTTTGCGAGGTTGCCAAGGGTCCGGCTCGCCCTCTCAACGCAGCATTGACGACGCTCTGAGAGAAATTGGCATCTACGACACCAATGTGTCAAATCTAGAATATTTCTTGGACGAGAATCTTGACGTCCTCAATAAACACGTTAACCTTACCAAGACCATTCAGAACACGATAACCAAGACCTTCGAGACCTTGGAGAGGGCGGAAAAACTTGTTCACGCGCACAAAAATCAGACTACCACCGCCCGATTTCGGAAAAAGTTTTTTGGCTCACGGGAATGGGAGGATTATGAAAAATTACAGCAAGTGATGGAAGAGAACAATAGCCAAGTGCAGAGGCATTTTCGACAGATGAAGGGGGCCATCAGCTCCCAACAACCTGCACCTCCCGATCTATATGAGCGCCTGATCGGCTGGACAATACCTTTTACTGAACCGTATGATGAGGGCCTATGCGAGTTTCCGACTTAGGCTCACGAGCCTAGTTCAAACGTGGCAAACGACTGGAGGAAAGGAGGGAGGGGGTTCACGTTCCACCACCAGGAACCATTACATCAAGAGGACGATCACTTGGCTACAGTGACAAGACGTGGGTTGAGATCAAATGAAAGCTTAAATTCTTGCCATGTATTCcgtgtccttcttctctgcaaCATGTGCACCTGCGGTAGTGCTAAGTAGTATCCCAAACAGAGACCCCAGGTCCGGCTGTTACGAATACCTCGGTTGACCTTTTCGCCATGAGAATAGCGCTTAGTCGTTGATGAGATCGACCGTGACAACCTCAGGAGCCAAAAGTATTATTGGTGAATCATACAGTTTTCCCACCATCCCGCCGCTATGTCTTTCTAGGCCTGGCAGAACGACAACTCCCCTTTCCTGTTGTGGGAATGTAAGCCTCCAGTCACACGGATCCGAAAAGAGGTCGTAACCGAACTTGACACAATCTCTAATGGTGTATTCGAGACGAGCCTGCTGGGTGCCATGGGAGCCATCATCGTCGGTGTGAGCGAAATGTGCTAAAAGTTCATGGAGCAGAGTGGCAAGTGTCTTGATTTGGGACTCCACGCTTGGTAGTAACGGCAAAGGGGTCCCAGCTTGGGGATTGTTATGCATGAGGAATGCGGTAAGCCGATTCCAGCCCACAAGTGCCGTTTCAACTGGATCGGACACTCAGAGTTAGCTGGAAAAGATGCGTGAGGGTGGATGGGTATGGTTACCAAGAGAGTCCTGACTCTCCCTGTGAGCCTCGGGCCGCGATTCGAAGAATTCCTTGAGAACCAGTGGcaggagagaaagagagccAACAGAGTGAGTATCGAGGTTCGAGAATATCACAAGCGCCAATAAATGACGGATGGCGACGTGACGGGTGTTTGGATCGATGGACAATCTCACAACCGTACGGCAGGTGTCCTCACTCAACTGAAGCTGGCACAGGGACGCATAGAGAGTCTCTGGTCTCACCAGAACGGGGTCGAGGTGGTAGTTACCCTTGACGTGATGTTCGATCAGGAGGCCCTGAGAGTAGAGATCCTCCCCGATATCACTGTGGCTTCTGCCCGACAGCAGGCAACTGTATGGGAGCGCAGCGAGTCCAGTGACCTGCGGACCTGGCAATGGGTCAAGCGACACACTGGAGCTTGTCTCGGCGATTGGTGTAGGTGGTGCAGGATCAAGATGGCGTCGTTTCCGGCGGCGGAAGAAGACAACGGCTGCGACCAAAAGCAGTATCAGGCTGGTGACCGCGATTCCCGTTCCCGCCCCAATCCCGGCACTGATAGCTCTTGATATTCCTGTGCTGCTTCCTGTCGCTGTCACCGTTCTTGTTTCTGTTTCTGTTACGACTTTTGTCGTTAACGTTGTATCGGTGGCATCCGGAGACACCCCAGTCGAAGCCGCGCTCAAACTTGAGCTGGAGGGGGAAGCAGAGGCTCCCGAAAGACTCGAAGACTCATCTCTCTGATAGGACGACATGGCTCTGCGAAGAAGGGGAGTTGCTGGCAATTTGAAACTTGGCAAAGTAGTTGCTGTTAAAATCGTGATAAATGGCCTGGAAATGATGGATGCTGAATTCTGAAATGCTGGCTTCCTGAGACTCTTGGTAAGGtgggaaaagagaaaaggagGTTCTTTGTTTGCAAGCGGCTGAGAGAGGCTGGGCATACACGTCGAACATTCATTTCTGTGACGGATAGACGCCCCCGCGGGACGTCCAATTAAATTGCGACCTCTGAGAAAAATGGCGGGTGTCTGCTTTGGCAGTCTGAAGCTGAAAGCCACACCGGCTGAATAAATTGATTAGTCGGAGAGACACATCTGGCGCTGTCATTCGTAGTGATCTTTCGTgctatagctaattagctgAAAGACCTCCCGGCGTCTCCACCCTAATGTATCAACTTATTGAGTTGGTACGGTAGTTGTATGATCTATCAATTGCAGCTCGGCTTCCACCTTGACCAACGTGCTGCATGTTTCTCCGTCCATCTTACCTTGCGCTCAACCCGGTTGACTTTTGTCGCTATATGCCACAGAGAACCCTTGGAACCTGCTGGCAGTCCCCCCTCTGGTTTTCGACTCCTGGTATCTCCTAGCTTCCAACCACATTCCCTACTCGCCGTTTCGCTCGATGCTGGCTGGGTATTGGTGAGTAGTCGCTATGAACAACCGTCAGCCGGAGCTTTGTGTCGGCATAGACTTCGGTACCACGTATACAGGTATGTGAATGCCTCGATCTGACCAAGAACGGAACTACCTCAATTGTCTGACATTCAAAGGTGTCTCTTGGAGCACCCCAAAGGAGAATAGCAATGATATTCACATCATCAAACAGTGGCCTGGAGAGGCTGGGGACGAAGATAAGGTCCCAACTGTGTTGGCCAAAGACGCAGTTGGAGGGGAGACGAGATGGGGCTTTCTCTGTGAAGAGTTGGCTGAGGACAAAAAATGGAGGTTCTTCAAGCTGCTTCTGGACCCGAAGCTACACAAAAAGAAGTTAACAGATATCAAGCCTTCGTCTTGGGTGCCAAGGACTACAGATCAATTACACGAGCTTGTGACACTGTATCTGCGTCAGATCTACACCCACATCAGCAACGAGAttcccaagaccatcaagccCGATCCTACCTTCAGCCAACAGCTCAGGAGCAAGAAATGGGACGCTATTGCAATAGATTTCATATTCAGCGCCCCAACGACCTGGAAAGCGACCGTCAGCCAATGCTTCAGGGGCATAGTCTCCAAAGCAGGCTTTGGCGAGCAGAAACTCCACAGCGTTATGCTAGGGCTAACAGAGGCTGAGGCTTGTGCGGTTTTTACATGCCAGCCGGGGACATTCGGCAAAGTCCAGAAGGGCGACGTCGTCCTATCGATCGatgcaggaggaggaacaaCCGACCTTGCCTTCGTCAGGGCAACAGCCGACACAGCCGACTCACTCACCTTGGAGGAGATACGTCCCGTCACTGGTGCCAGCACCGGTTCTATAACAATCGACAGCGAGTTCGAGAAGCTCATCGAAGAGCGGATCAGGAAGCATCCCGAGACTCGACGACAGCTGCCGAAAAACTTTTCCATGAAAGTATCACAAAGCCTCGATTTTCAAACCTGGAAGCACAAACTTGGGCCCAAGGACTGCGATCAGTTCGGTGATGAATATTTTATCAGGAAGGCGACAGGCAAAGACTTGTACAGCCACGAGGGCCTTGGGATCCGCGAAGGCTGTTTGTACTTTACAAGGTACGATTTCTTGTCGAAAGGCGCCCGCAAGAAGAGACGAGGCCAAGCCTCAGCTGACCCCAAAATAGGCGGCAGCTCGAAAGCTGCTTCGATATTGCACTGCAGGAAATCAAGGGTCTTATCAAGGACGCACTTGACAAATTTGAAGCCAGCGATCGCACAGTCAGACACGTGGTGAGTCTGAGCCGCAATTCGGACATCGGTCGTTCTCTAATCTGGGGCCAGGATTACGTCGTTCTCTCAGGTGGCCTGGGGAGCTCCGACTACGTCTTGGAAGAATTGACCACGTACTTCAGGGGCTTGGCAAATGAAGCGAACAGTTGCGTCATAGGATCAAAGGTCTTCAGAGATAAGGGTGATGCTCGGACGGCCGTGGTCAAAGGCGTTCTCTACGATCGAAAAACTCAGGCTCGCGCACTCAGAGAGCACAAAGCACGAGCGAACTATGGTGTCATCGTTGAGGAAAAGCTACCCAAAGGGTCTTCTTCCAGCGAAAATACCAAGCAATACCCCGCGGACACTACCATATTCGCCACCGATCAGATTCGTTGGCTGGTAAAGTTTGGTGATACCATCCAGGTCGGCAGGCCAATAACCGTGGACATCACCAAGCGCCTGGAGAAGCGTGACCCGTGGCGATGGACAGAGAAGGTTGTGTGGTTGGATGGTAAAAAATCATCCCTACCTAAGGAGGTGAAAGCTGGTGAGTGTTCCGTGTCGAAGCTAAATCGTCGCTCAGTGCTAATCAGCCGAAGGATGGAAGCGAGGAATGCAGGAGCTCCACGGCGTCGATGTCGAAGTCCACCCAGGTGTGATACCTAGTGCCGGCGCGCGAACCTGGCAGGGCAGAACGGCGTATCGCCAATGCGATTTCAAGTTGATGTTGGTTGTCGGGCCGTCAGGCGACTGTGATGTGGAAGTGTCGGGGAATGTCATCAAACGGAGCGAGTAGGAAGCCTTGAAGCCTTAATCGAGAATTGATATTGTAGTCTTAACGGTAGCCATGTCCCTGGCCCTTGGCTACAGTGATTGTCCCACGTCGACGCGTTCCACAAGCCCGTCTCCTCTGTAGCCAGAGTCCCCTGTTTTCCCGGGGATTTTAGGTCCAGCTGTTCGTCGGTCGGGCGGTCAACTGTTGTTGCATCGATTGAGTTGGGGCCAATTTCTCTGGCGACGTTGCCAAATGGCCAAGGTGGACAAACGATTGGGCGACGTGGCTACCTACCCGAAGATCGACGGAGGTGCTCTGTCCTGTACCGACGTCTCTGGAATAATTCTGGTTTCATAATCTGGCTTTTAATTAGCCTACGACTTTAGAGTATAGTTTATGCataaatattttctttaataacaATACTCAGCATGCGATGCGGCCTATTCTCATCGCTGGTGGTTTTATCGTCTCTGCCATTTCATTCAACCCTTGTCGGCTTGCAATCAGATGACGCATGCGCACTGGCACCCTGGGAAGAAGCATCAAGATGACACACGCGCCACGCGGGTAAAAGACTCACCCGCGTTACACGCATGTCGACGGAAGACTAAGGGAAGTGGGATGCCCGTCTTTGCATCCCCAGTTTTTGTACGCGTGTTGGGCCTCCACTCGGAAGGACGATGCCTCTTCTTGGTCATTTCGCCCCGAGGAACGCACAAACCACCGTGTCCCACCTGTTGGTAAGAAGCCAAGTCTTTTGCTCGCAGCGGTTCCTGGACATCGAAGCTCTTGGCAGCCATGTCTGTGACTGCTTGCCTGTTTGGGGTGTTGAGTCGGCCATGGGGCCCCTGGTGGTTCCCGGCTGCGTGGTGAGATGTCGCTGACATTTGATGTTAGTCTTGTCGGCATCACCTTATTTACGGCCGAAGCGGATATTATCTGGGTAGCTGTGCTCAGGAACAGAGCTTTGACTGGGCATCCATCATGGAGGAGCTTGGTGGGGGAACACATGGAGCTTTCTCTCCTCCCCACGGACCGCATCACCACAAGTTGGCATCCCACATGCCGCCTTAGACGCGCTCACATTTGAACAAAGGTTTACGCAATAATGGACGCAAGCACACTGGCGCAGCATGCTGATCTCTACACTACGCTCCCCATCTTGCATCCCACGCTCTTTCAGCATGGGACATGGCTCTATCAATCTACATCGTTTCATCCCGCCAAGGGATAAGAGTGGGATGCTCAGATGAGCCAAGACGGAGGTTGCTGGTGTGCGGAGTGCCCTCAGTCCATCTCTCCTGGAGGTACCCACGGCGAATGAGTTACTATGAACCCACTCCTCCCCTTCGTCCTGTCTGATGAACATATCTCACTCTGAATCAAATCGATAGAAAGGGAAAACTGCTTCCGGAACCAGAAAGAGATGCCCAGGTCGCCATCTCATGCTCCCGCAAAGAAGCCTTGACCACAGTCCCGGTCACTCTCCCATGTTGCCAGTCTCCCTCCGAGTCCAGCTAATGCTGGCCCTTGTGCTTCATCTACAAGCATTcttctcttcagcttcagcgtCGAGTCTTGTCGCTCAATCCAACGACGAGCGCTCAGTGTCGTGGTTCGACTGGGGCTGGTACGGCGCTTATCCACACAGAAGCTACGAATCGTTTGGCGCGCAATCACCATGGCCGCTGGTGGTGAAGACGGACCAGCGATGCGATAACGGATACATCTTCGCCGAGCCGCGAGGGTTCTATGTCGACACGCCGGGACCCGTGATACTCGATAATGCCGGCAATCTTGTGTGGATGGAGACTCGATGGGGAGAGGCCATGGATGTCAAGGTGCAGCGGTTCAACGGAAAGGACTACATCACCTTTTGGCATGGAACAGATAATGGTACATTTGGTGAGGGATACTATTTGATGGTGAGTTGAAAGTCGACCGGAAGCAATGGCCAAACCCAAGACCTCACGTACTCCGGATGCGAAGAGGCAACTAACATTGCGCCGCTAGTTGGATGAATCGTATGAAGTCTTCAAGAAAGTGGTGCCCATTGGCGACTTCACCGGCGACCTTCACGAGTTCCGAATCACTGAAGAGGGCACCGCGCTCATGACCATCTACAATCGAAAGCCCGCCGACCTGTCCGCATACGGAATCCCCGACGGCTGGATCTTTGACAGCATCTTCCAGGAGATCGACCTAAACACGGACGAGCTCGTCTTCGAATGGCACGCCTCCGACCACTTTCCCATCGGCGACACCCTCGCGCCCATCAATGGACAGGGCAAGACGGCGAAAAACGCGTTCGACTTCTTCCATATTAACAGCGTTGACAAGGACGAGGCGGGAGACTATATAATATCGTCGCGCTACTATTGCAACGTCG
The window above is part of the Fusarium falciforme chromosome 3, complete sequence genome. Proteins encoded here:
- a CDS encoding INTRADIOL-DIOXYGENAS domain-containing protein translates to MFRATFLVFFLLFGAVFSHPHKEPDAESIRAHEEVRRRCGPRVAKMKRDRLALRRRDDSVDADSGDTVYKINAKAPKYNKIKDWTNILTPETSRGPYFLPRSQTLRQDIREDEPGVPLSLEIGVIDIDTCDPLDSVLVDIWLELLKHCNATGSYSSFTGLSPNTQFLDLYSEQTGNGTLDLHQGLPDLSWLSTDESTFLRGMWPTDKHGVTSFTTIVPGFYVQRAIHIHVQIHTNWTILSNGTLAHGAIVSTGQIFIDELLSRQLMALEPYVSHTEIERVKNADDGIYNQESATGAMTLLDTEPLDGKDYTKGVFGYITLGVQMSQIRNGSTIDALPEVPVPA